The following are encoded in a window of Nitrospirota bacterium genomic DNA:
- the uvrA gene encoding excinuclease ABC subunit UvrA: MSRHELIIEGARQNNLQNISLRLPHNTFITITGVSGSGKSSLAFDTIFAEGQWRFIESLSTYARLFLEKLDRPDVDSIRNIRPAIALEQRNTVKTSRSTVGTTTEIYDYLRLLYAKIAEPHCPKCGRKLKSWNPSLVAKELIEKYPDRKAMIIFDSDDTAEELQKKGFHRLREKAPSGHEVILDRLVIKDEPRLSDSIETAWEHGNKSVKVELVSDREEKNEILHFISELKCLDCNIEIMKPQPLLFSFNHPLGACPKCKGFGNILEYSEDCLIPDKDLTLEKGAIEPWSKPSNRWWYRQFAKAAKARGINLKVPYKELSDEVKALIFSGASDFHGMNDFFEYLESRRYKLHVRVFLSRYRKAVTCDHCLGSRLRPEALAFTVGGLNIARMTNMPIAQMNNYFSTLGLTEYEREISSEILRQIDLKLSFLMRVGIGYLTLNREAKTLSGGESQRINLANQLASKLTGTLYVLDEPTVGLHPRDVGRIAEILKELAAAGNTVITVEHDKAIINSSDWIVEIGPGGGNRGGKVLFSGPREDFLKTDTLTANYLKNIERIPVPKIRKKGSGKKLLIKGASGNNLKHIDINIPLQTLTCVTGVSGSGKSTIVEDTIYKALARHFKIEFETPDPFESVKGLEYLKGVKIIDQHPIGKSPRSNPITYIKAFDHIRKVFSEQHEAKMIGLTPGHFSFNTEGGRCEACSGAGYQKLEMYFFEDLFVKCEECGGRRYKPEVLTVNYNGKNIHEVLALTVDEAIEFFKSIPSLADKLKLMSSVGLGYLRLGQPATTLSGGEAQRLKICAELGVLNRKDYLYILDEPTVGLHSDDIKKLLKVLNHLVDAGNTVLLVEHNLDVIKCADWVIDVGPEGGDEGGYVVAEGTPEKIIMNTTSHTGLFLKEYL; this comes from the coding sequence ATGTCCAGACACGAACTCATAATTGAAGGGGCCAGGCAGAATAACCTGCAGAATATAAGCCTCCGCCTGCCGCACAATACCTTCATCACAATAACAGGCGTTTCCGGCTCAGGCAAGTCTTCTCTTGCGTTTGATACGATCTTTGCCGAAGGCCAGTGGAGGTTTATAGAATCCCTTTCAACCTATGCCCGGCTATTTCTTGAGAAGCTCGACCGTCCGGACGTTGATTCTATACGTAATATCAGGCCGGCGATCGCGCTTGAGCAGCGCAATACCGTAAAGACCTCACGCTCCACTGTCGGCACAACTACGGAGATATATGATTACCTCCGCCTGCTCTATGCAAAAATAGCTGAGCCTCACTGCCCGAAATGCGGCAGGAAATTAAAGTCGTGGAACCCCTCCCTTGTGGCAAAGGAACTTATCGAAAAATATCCTGATAGAAAGGCGATGATCATCTTTGACTCGGATGATACCGCGGAAGAATTACAGAAGAAGGGTTTTCACCGTCTTCGTGAAAAGGCCCCGTCCGGTCATGAAGTAATTCTTGACAGACTTGTTATAAAAGACGAACCGCGTTTGTCAGATTCAATTGAGACCGCGTGGGAGCACGGAAATAAAAGTGTGAAGGTTGAGCTTGTCAGCGATAGGGAAGAAAAGAACGAAATCCTTCATTTTATTTCCGAGCTGAAATGTCTTGACTGTAATATTGAGATCATGAAGCCTCAGCCCCTGCTATTTTCCTTCAACCATCCGCTTGGCGCGTGTCCGAAGTGCAAAGGCTTCGGCAACATACTTGAATACTCCGAGGACTGCCTCATTCCAGACAAAGACCTCACACTTGAGAAGGGGGCCATCGAACCCTGGAGCAAGCCTTCAAACAGATGGTGGTACAGGCAGTTTGCAAAGGCCGCCAAGGCGCGCGGCATAAATCTCAAGGTCCCTTACAAGGAGCTTTCCGATGAGGTGAAGGCGCTGATATTCAGCGGAGCAAGTGACTTTCACGGGATGAACGATTTCTTTGAATATCTTGAGAGCAGGCGGTACAAACTTCATGTCCGAGTTTTTTTAAGCAGGTACCGGAAGGCGGTCACCTGCGATCATTGCCTTGGCAGCAGGCTCCGTCCGGAGGCGCTCGCATTCACTGTCGGTGGATTGAATATAGCCCGGATGACAAACATGCCCATCGCGCAAATGAACAATTATTTTTCAACCCTCGGCCTCACTGAATATGAGCGAGAGATTTCATCTGAGATACTCAGACAGATTGATCTCAAGCTGAGTTTTTTAATGCGCGTCGGGATCGGTTATCTCACGTTAAACAGGGAAGCGAAGACCCTCTCAGGCGGCGAGTCGCAGAGGATAAATCTTGCAAATCAATTAGCGTCAAAATTGACCGGCACCCTCTACGTCCTTGATGAGCCAACCGTCGGCCTTCATCCAAGGGACGTTGGCAGGATTGCGGAAATTCTGAAAGAGCTTGCCGCTGCGGGAAATACTGTCATCACAGTGGAGCATGACAAGGCAATTATTAATTCTTCAGACTGGATCGTTGAGATCGGGCCCGGCGGAGGAAACAGGGGAGGCAAGGTGCTCTTTTCAGGACCAAGAGAAGATTTTCTCAAGACAGATACTCTCACCGCAAATTATCTGAAAAACATAGAACGGATCCCTGTTCCAAAGATCCGAAAAAAAGGCAGCGGCAAAAAACTCTTGATCAAGGGAGCAAGCGGAAACAATCTGAAGCACATAGACATCAATATCCCTCTTCAAACCCTGACCTGTGTAACAGGCGTATCAGGCTCAGGCAAGAGCACCATTGTTGAGGACACGATTTACAAGGCGCTTGCGAGGCATTTCAAGATCGAGTTTGAAACCCCTGACCCTTTTGAATCCGTCAAAGGACTTGAGTATCTGAAAGGGGTCAAGATCATTGATCAGCACCCGATCGGCAAAAGCCCGCGCTCAAATCCTATCACATACATAAAGGCGTTTGACCACATAAGAAAGGTTTTTTCAGAACAGCATGAAGCGAAAATGATCGGGCTTACCCCCGGGCACTTTTCATTCAATACAGAAGGAGGGCGCTGCGAGGCTTGCAGCGGCGCGGGTTATCAAAAGCTTGAGATGTATTTTTTCGAGGACCTGTTTGTAAAATGCGAAGAGTGCGGCGGCAGGCGATACAAACCTGAAGTTCTCACTGTAAACTATAACGGGAAAAATATTCATGAAGTCTTAGCCCTTACTGTTGACGAGGCAATTGAGTTTTTCAAATCCATTCCTTCCCTTGCGGACAAATTAAAACTCATGTCCTCAGTCGGACTCGGCTATCTGAGGCTGGGACAACCTGCAACAACACTTTCGGGCGGAGAGGCCCAGCGGCTGAAGATCTGCGCGGAATTAGGCGTCCTCAACAGGAAAGACTATCTCTACATACTTGACGAACCCACAGTCGGCCTTCATTCCGATGACATAAAAAAACTCCTGAAGGTCCTCAATCACCTTGTGGACGCAGGCAACACCGTGCTTCTGGTCGAGCACAATTTAGATGTAATAAAATGCGCCGACTGGGTCATTGACGTAGGACCCGAAGGCGGTGACGAGGGCGGCTACGTTGTAGCTGAGGGGACGCCTGAGAAAATCATAATGAACACAACATCCCATACCGGACTGTTCCTGAAAGAATATTTGTAA